ATAAAAATCGGTGTTGGTTTGCGTTTTTCAAGCATCCATAAATTAAGCGCATTCAGGATCGGGGCGAGAGAAAATACAACGGCATTTAGGCCACTGGGAAGGTATTGAGTCGCCATGTAAAAGCATAAGAAATTGTTAGAAAACAGACATAAGGCTACTAAGACCGCCATTTTATGATTTCGCATCGAAAGTGAAGGCAAGGACTTCCGCCATATTAGAAGCGCAAAGAGTACGATCGACGCTAAGCCAAACCGCCACCCAACGGATACGACGACAGGGGCGTCTCCTAATTGGTACGCAATGGCGAGCCATGTGGAACCCCAGATTAAAACGGTGGCTGCGTATAGTATTCCATTCATCATGTCACTCCTTTGTGTAGCAATGAAAATATAGATTACTGTATGGCTAACGATGCTTATTCCTAGATCTTGTGGTTTTTATAGATTCTTGCGCTTTTCTAATGCGTAGTGTGTTAAAGCTCGGTTCAAACGAGTATATTCGTACTAAGTATGAAGAATGCATGAGCTGGTTAATCAGCAGGAGAATGAATGAGAAACGGATCTTCTCAGGATGAAAAAGAACAGCGCGTATTTAACGTCCTGTCAAATAATACGGCAACGCTACATAACGAGATGTGGCTTGACAACGGCATGGGTTCGGCTGTCTGGAGTAATAGCCATGGTAGCGCAACTTATGACAAACCTGGCCACCACACGCTCAGTTATTACCTGCAAGGCGGAGAAAACACCCAACGAGTGATGTCTGCTGGTAATATTTCAGGCGAACCGAACAAGTTGTGTTTAATGCCGCAAGACCACCGCTCGGACTGGTCTTTCTCTACTCATTTCCGATTTTTCCATTTCTATTTTGAGCAAGCCAATTTACAAAATTTTGCTGAGCAAGTGTTTGATAAGGAAGGACGACATATCGAGCTTAACGAAGTCACATTTGTCGATGACCCGTTTGTTACTCAGTTAGTTCGAGAGACCATGCTGAAGCTTGACTGGGAAAACTCTGCGGATAAATTGATGGTTTCGCATGCTCAACAAATGCTTTTGCTGCATTTAGTTCGCCAATATTGTCACAAGCCAGTCGCATTGCCAAAGAGATCTGGCGGGCTGTCACCGGTTAATCAACGACGAGTAAGTGATTTCATTGAAGCGAACCTGATAGGCGCATTTAGTTTGGCTGACCTCGCCGGCCTGACCCTACTAAGCGAATTTCATTTTGCACGGATGTTCAAGGCTAGCTTTAACGTCACGCCACATCAGTATGTGATTGGCCGTCGAATAGAACTCGCGAAGCACTTGTTAGCAAACAGTGATGTACCACTCGCGGAACTGGCACAGCTTTGTGGGTTTTCGTCGCAACAGCATTTATCGGGTCAGTTTAAGCAACGCGTAGGGAGAACGCTTACTGAATTTCGTAGGGCGAAAAGATAGCCATTGGCACAAGCAGTAATAGCAATAAAGGGTAACGAGAATGTCACCCTTATTGGATGAGCCAAGCGGGCGCTTAAGCTTTTTTCAAATCTAGTGAAGGGTATGTTAGTGTCATGCCGTTTACTAGAACATGCGCATAATAGCCACCTGCACTTAAACCAACAACAATCATAGGACCTAGCTCAACGCCCTTAGTCGCGACAACAACATCATCAATAGCAAACATCTTAATACCTACATGAGAATAATATAGAACCATCTTCTATGCGCGTATTTGACCAGAACTCGTTAAAGAGTCCTAATCAGGATGTTTGTCGTGAGGATAAGCGTTATCTATCATCATGAGGCCGTTAACTCTTTGCGCTACATAGCTTTACGATCAATGAACGCATTGCTGGATTCACGTTAAAATGGGTATCGAGAAAATCAAGTTGAGCTAAGATGGATTGGGGCGTGCGTTCATATCCTTGCGCAAAGGTAGGGAGCGACTGTGCGAAGTTTGGATATCGATTCTCTAAGCGCCTGTCTGCAACAAAGACATCAATGTTACCGTCTTTCGGAGTCTCTATTCGATTAACAAGGTCAATTAAGCGGTCAAGTGCAAATGACTGACAAAACCTCATCGCGGAGAGCTTTTCTCCTCGGCTATATCGGCAAATAGCGACGTATAAATTAGTTAAGGCTTCACCAAGTACCCAATCTAGATCCGTTGTGTCTTGAGGTTCGGGGCAATTCTTAGGCGTGCAACATGCATCGTCAAACTGACTGTCTTGCCATACTAATCGCCCAGCAGTGAAAGGAATGTTATCGAGCTCATCGGCTTCAAAGACCGCAAACTCGCAGAAGATATCGTCACTCATTAGCACCTTGTATCCATCTACAGTATTTCTTACTTGATAACTGATGTCTTGCACGCTCTCTAGCCACCATAAACTCTCTAAGAACACCTGTTTTTGATTAGGTTTTACAATGACGAAAAAATCGAGATCAGAGTAGTTATCTAACCTGTGCGTTTCTGTTCCTACCGAGCCAAGCCCGAGCAGTGCTAGTGCTTTACCTGAGTCTTTCAGTGACGTTCCAATTTCGTCTAATCTTTTTAACAGTAATGAGTTATTTGGCATTATCCTCTCCATTTAATAAATGAGGTGCACCTAATTCAGGCTGGCACCTCCAATGTGCCTTAACGTTTTGGCAACAAAGTTTTGAATGTACTTCACGGGCAGGCCTACATATTGTGATGGGGTTTAGATTTTATAAGAAAAGTGAAAGTTGGGTAATAGGCCTAACATGGGCTACTTTTAATTAAGGATCGCTTATTTAACAACCCCATAGTCATTATTAGCGCTATTTCACATGTACGTCTCATAAGGGAAACAGTGGATATATTTCAGTTAGACATTAGAACGCTTTCGTTTATAACCGTATTGCTATCGTTTGTGTTTGGAATAGGGTTTCTTTTTTTGTCCTTCATTCAGAAGAGTAATCGAGGCATAAAACACTACGCGCTTGGCCTTTTATGTATTGGCCTGGGCTTTTTTCTACTAAGCATGAGGGGCTTTGTTTCAGATTTAATGTCGATTATTGTTGCAAATTCATTGATATATTTAGGTTACATACTCATTGGATTGGGTTTGGAGTTGTTTAGCGGGCTATCTGGACGAGTCGGTTACATTTCCCTAGGACTGCTCACATGCTTAATCGCCATTTTCATTTATTACACTTACGTAGAGCCTTCATTACTCCATCGACTAGTATGGATGAGCCTTGCTGTGGCGTTGCAGTCAGGTTTATGTACATGGAACCTATTAAGAGGAAAAGTAAAAGAGTTAGGCATTGCAAAGTGGATGACCCTTATTCCGTTTGCATTGTCCGCCATTTACTTTGTTTTTAGGGCGCTATGGTCAACGGGCCAACGTGAACTTGTCGAATTTATGTCTGCGGGTAGCGTTCATCAGCTCGCATTTATCATACTCGATTTGCTTATTGTAACGAGTAGCTTTGGACTGCTTTGGATGATCAGCGCTAGATTAGAGAAAAAGCTAGGCAAGCAAGCCCGAAAAGACGATCTAACGGGTGCCTATAATCGCAGGGCGCTAAGTGAATTAGCGCCAATTGAAATATCTCGAGCTTATCGACATCAACTTCCGTTGTCTGTGATTATGCTAGATCTCGATCATTTCAAAGTACTTAACGACACTCTTGGTCACAATAAAGGCGATCTCATTCTCTCGACGTTTTCCATTTTATTACTGAAGAATATTCGCAAAGAAGATCTACTGTTTCGTTATGGTGGCGAGGAATTCGTAATTATCTGCCCAAACACATTAGACAGGGCAGAAATTCTTGCCGAGAAGCTGAAAAATAAAATAGAAGAGAAAATGGTCATTAAGAGTGCCAACATTAAGGTCACGGCAAGCTTTGGTATTGCGGAGTTGTCCCCGGGAGATGACCTAATTTCAATAATTGCAAGAGCCGATCAAGCGATGTACAAAGCGAAAGAAAACGGCCGTAACCGTGTAGAATGCTCGTTCGATCTGTTGCATCAGGGGCACGTAGGGGTGCATTAACGGAAAAATTACGCCTGCGAGTATAACGAAGTTGAGCCTAATGATAGACTACGCCACTATTATTTTTATAAGTTTAAGGCAATAAAATGAACCCGATTCTAGCGATATTGAAAGAAAATAATATTAGCGACCAGCAAATCAGTGAATTGTTCAAGACACTGACAGAAAACCCTCTCGCAGCTATGGCAACGATCAGCCAACTTGGCTTACCTCAAGAAAAGCTTCAACTGTTAATGGGGCAGGTCATGCAAAACCCTGTACTTATTAAAGAAGCAGTAGAAGAGTTAGGCCTAGATTTCTCTAAAGTTGAAGCTGCAAAAGAGCAACTGAACAAATAACGAGTACCACTCTGCATTTAAGAAATCAAAAAGGCGAACCACTTGGTTCGCCTTTTGTTATTTAAGTTAGTTGCAAATTTAGTTATGAGCTTCCAACTTAGTTATCTGTGATCAATCAACGCTAGAACTAGTCTTCGTAGTTATCAATGCTAGGGCATGAACAGATTAGGTTACGGTCGCCGTAAACGTTGTCGACACGGTTTACTGTCGGCCAGTACTTAGACGCTTTGGTTTGTGCGCTTGGGAAACAGGCTTCTTCACGTGAGTATGGGTGTGCCCACTCTGCACTTGAAAGGTCAACTTGTGTGTGCGGTGCGTTTACAAGCGGGTTGTCTTCTAGTGGCCATTCGCCGTTTTTGACTTTGTTCATTTCGTTGCGAATGGCAATCATGGCTTCACAGAAGCGATCTAGCTCGGCAAGATCTTCAGATTCTGTTGGTTCTACCATGAGTGTGCCAGCCACTGGGAATGACATAGTCGGCGCGTGGAAACCGTAATCCATTAAACGCTTAGCGATGTCTTCTTCACTGATACCTGTGTCTTCTTTTAGCGGACGAATGTCGATAATACATTCGTGCGCAACGCGTCCATTAGTACCACGGTACAGAACAGGGTAGTGTGGGCGTAGGCGCTCCATGACGTAGTTAGCATTCAGAATCGCTACTTTCGTCGCGTCAGTTAATCCTTCGCTGCCGGTCATCGCTATGTAAGCCCAAGATATCGGCAAGATAGACGCACTGCCTAAATCAGCGGCTGAAACGGCATAGTCTTCACCAACAACACCATTTTCAACGTGACCTGGCAAGAACGGCGCTAGGTGTGATTTTACACCGATTGGCCCCATACCAGGACCGCCGCCACCATGTGGAATACAAAACGTTTTGTGTAGGTTTAAGTGCGATACGTCTGAGCCGATGAAGCCTGGGCTAGTAAGGCCAACTTGAGCATTCATATTAGCACCATCAAGGTAAACTTGACCGCCAGCAGCATGAACCATTTCACACACTTCTTGTACTTGTTCTTCGTACACGCCGTGAGTAGATGGATAAGTGATCATGATGCTTGATAGGTTCTCTTGATGCTTCTCAATCTTGGCAGCTAGGTCAGTCATGTCGATGTTGCCATCTTCATCACATTTAACCACAACTACTTTCATTGATACCATAGAGGCCGTAGCAGGGTTTGTACCGTGCGCAGAGCTTGGGATCAAACAGACATTACGATGACCTTCACCGCGGCTTTGGTGGTAACGTTGAATCGCAATCAAACCTGCGTATTCACCAGAAGCACCAGAGTTAGGTTGCAGTGAGAAATCGTCGTAGCCCGTAATTTCACACAGTTTTTCTTTTAGATCTTGCGCAAGGGCAGTGTAGCCCGCCGCTTGTTCTAATGGTGCGAACGGGTGAATTGAACCAAATTCAGGCCAAGTCACAGGGATCATTTCAGCTGCCGCATTCAACTTCATGGTACAGCTTCCTAGTGGGATCATACCGTGAGTTAAAGAGAAGTCTTTATTTTCCAGCTTCTTAAGGTAACGCATCATTTGTGTTTCACTGTGATGCGTATTGAATACTGGATGGGTTAGGTAACGAGTTTCGCGACGAAGTGTTTCTGGAATCGCAGCCAACTCATTAGAACTGATATCTGTTGAAAGCGCTTTAGCGTTTTCATTTACGCCGAACACAGCAAATAGAGCGTCAATATCGGCTATCGTCGTGGTTTCATCAAAGCTGATACCCAATTGAGTATTCAGGTTACGCAGGTTGATGTCTGCACTTTGTGCTTTTTGATATAACGCTTGCGACTTGTCACCCGTATTAATGGTTAACGTATCGAAGAAGCTGTTGTGCGCCAGTTCGTAACCAGATTTGGTCAGGCCAGCTGCTAGAATTGCCGTCATGTGGTGCGTACGACGAGCGATAGTTCGCAAACCTTCTTCACCGTGATACACCGCGAAGAATGAAGCCATGTTGGCCAGTAATGCTTGAGCAGTACAGATATTCGATGTCGCTTTTTCACGGCGAATATGTTGTTCACGAGTTTGCATTGCCATGCGAAGAGCTTGGTTACCCTTGGTATCAATAGATACACCGATAACACGGCCAGGCATGGTTCGCTTATGTTTTTCTTTGGTTGCCATGAACGCAGCGTGAGGACCGCCGTAGCCCATAGGGACACCAAAACGTTGCGCACTCCCGATTACAACATCTGCGCCCATTTCACCTGCAGGTTTCAATAAAGCAGAGGCGAGTAGGTCGGTTGCAACGGTTACTAGTGTTTTTTTCGCTTGTGCTTGTGCAATAACGTCGCTTAAGTCGCGCACTTCACCTGTGGTACCAGGGTATTGCAATAATGCACCAAATACATCGTGTTCTGGCAAGGAATCGACAGAGCCAGTCACCACCTCAAAACCAATAAATTCAGCGCGTGTTTTTACAACTTCTAACGTTTGTG
This DNA window, taken from Vibrio tapetis subsp. tapetis, encodes the following:
- a CDS encoding helix-turn-helix domain-containing protein, whose product is MRNGSSQDEKEQRVFNVLSNNTATLHNEMWLDNGMGSAVWSNSHGSATYDKPGHHTLSYYLQGGENTQRVMSAGNISGEPNKLCLMPQDHRSDWSFSTHFRFFHFYFEQANLQNFAEQVFDKEGRHIELNEVTFVDDPFVTQLVRETMLKLDWENSADKLMVSHAQQMLLLHLVRQYCHKPVALPKRSGGLSPVNQRRVSDFIEANLIGAFSLADLAGLTLLSEFHFARMFKASFNVTPHQYVIGRRIELAKHLLANSDVPLAELAQLCGFSSQQHLSGQFKQRVGRTLTEFRRAKR
- a CDS encoding GGDEF domain-containing protein; translation: MSIIVANSLIYLGYILIGLGLELFSGLSGRVGYISLGLLTCLIAIFIYYTYVEPSLLHRLVWMSLAVALQSGLCTWNLLRGKVKELGIAKWMTLIPFALSAIYFVFRALWSTGQRELVEFMSAGSVHQLAFIILDLLIVTSSFGLLWMISARLEKKLGKQARKDDLTGAYNRRALSELAPIEISRAYRHQLPLSVIMLDLDHFKVLNDTLGHNKGDLILSTFSILLLKNIRKEDLLFRYGGEEFVIICPNTLDRAEILAEKLKNKIEEKMVIKSANIKVTASFGIAELSPGDDLISIIARADQAMYKAKENGRNRVECSFDLLHQGHVGVH
- a CDS encoding DUF2999 family protein, with product MNPILAILKENNISDQQISELFKTLTENPLAAMATISQLGLPQEKLQLLMGQVMQNPVLIKEAVEELGLDFSKVEAAKEQLNK
- the gcvP gene encoding aminomethyl-transferring glycine dehydrogenase translates to MTELLQHLSTDNEFIGRHNGPNDSEQQQMLAAINAVSMDALIEETVPAQIRLETPMNTAPAMSEADMLTVMKQFANQNQIKRTFIGQGYYNTFTPNVILRNVLENPGWYTAYTPYQPEISQGRLEALLNYQQMVMDLTGMEIANASLLDEATAAGEAMTLCQRAGKSKSNVFFVADDVHPQTLEVVKTRAEFIGFEVVTGSVDSLPEHDVFGALLQYPGTTGEVRDLSDVIAQAQAKKTLVTVATDLLASALLKPAGEMGADVVIGSAQRFGVPMGYGGPHAAFMATKEKHKRTMPGRVIGVSIDTKGNQALRMAMQTREQHIRREKATSNICTAQALLANMASFFAVYHGEEGLRTIARRTHHMTAILAAGLTKSGYELAHNSFFDTLTINTGDKSQALYQKAQSADINLRNLNTQLGISFDETTTIADIDALFAVFGVNENAKALSTDISSNELAAIPETLRRETRYLTHPVFNTHHSETQMMRYLKKLENKDFSLTHGMIPLGSCTMKLNAAAEMIPVTWPEFGSIHPFAPLEQAAGYTALAQDLKEKLCEITGYDDFSLQPNSGASGEYAGLIAIQRYHQSRGEGHRNVCLIPSSAHGTNPATASMVSMKVVVVKCDEDGNIDMTDLAAKIEKHQENLSSIMITYPSTHGVYEEQVQEVCEMVHAAGGQVYLDGANMNAQVGLTSPGFIGSDVSHLNLHKTFCIPHGGGGPGMGPIGVKSHLAPFLPGHVENGVVGEDYAVSAADLGSASILPISWAYIAMTGSEGLTDATKVAILNANYVMERLRPHYPVLYRGTNGRVAHECIIDIRPLKEDTGISEEDIAKRLMDYGFHAPTMSFPVAGTLMVEPTESEDLAELDRFCEAMIAIRNEMNKVKNGEWPLEDNPLVNAPHTQVDLSSAEWAHPYSREEACFPSAQTKASKYWPTVNRVDNVYGDRNLICSCPSIDNYED